A window of Roseiflexus castenholzii DSM 13941 genomic DNA:
GGGTAGCCGTGAAGCAGCAACAGCGGCGGACCAGACCCGCCGCGCACCAGATGAATCTCGGCGTCCCGGGTTGGGATGCGCATGGATTGAAAATCGTGAAACATCGAATTGCTCCTTACGTACTATCTGATGATACCATTCGATACCCAGGCAATCGCCTGGATTAAGGTGTCAACATATTCTGTTCATCTGGAACGATGAAAGCGAGGAGTCAATGGCGCGTCTTATCCAGCAACCCGATTCCATACGCCAGGACTTTTACCGTCGTATTCGGGCTAAAATCCAGTATGAGAAAAATGAATATCAGCAGTGCATCAATCGTGATATGCCATTTCTTGGCGGTTTTATGAACGAATTTACCGGTTTTATGTTTGAAATGGATCGACTATGGAATCACATGAAAGGAGCAACGGGAGAACATCTGGTTTTGCATGCTATTGCCAGATTCCTGCCTCATAGTTGGGTGATTGCTCAGGGGGCAATCCTCGAACCTTACCCGAACTGGTTTACCCAAATTGACCATGTGTTGATTGGCCCTCCTGGTATTTTCCTGGTCGAAACAAAAGCCTGGAGCGGCTCCTACTTCGTTCAAGGCGATAAATGGAAGAGGAAAGATGGTCATTGCTGGGTTAACTGCTCAAGCCCCACCAGACAGGCAGATTATCACAGGAACATGTGGCTTTTATGGATGCAGCAGCATGTTTCAGGTGATTTCTATCGAAAGATCATTCCTCTGATCCATTCCGTGATTGTTCTGACAAACATTGAATGGATCAAGGCGAAATCGACACCTGTTCCGATTCTGATCGGTACAAGATGCCTGATCAATTATCTCCTCTCACAAAAACAAATAGGACTACAGGCGTCGGAAATAGAAACCATAGCGCATCTTACTGCATTTCAACCTCGATATAATCAACAGGTTCCACGATGTCCGAAGTGTCATGCACTCATGATCCCACGACTTGCAAAGAAAGGACATCTCCAGGGAAACTGGTTCTACGGCTGCCCAAATTATCCTGCATGTCGAGAGATACACAGTATACAGAACATCCCGTGATCTTCGATCTTCTCTTGCGAATTCATCCTGCATTGCACGCGGCGCCGCAATCAGGAGTATTCGATGATCCGACTATGAGGACCTCAGTTGGTCAGACAGGTCGCTCAGGTATACCTAGTGTAGCATGGTGCTGGTCGCAGGTGTCGTCCCCCTGCGTTATAACGTGACGGTTTACTGGAAAGCGCCAGGCGTTAAGTGACCGGGAAGGCTTCTGCTTCTCTTTGGAAAATATCATCGCACCGCACCGATGATGGCGCCGGCGCGCGGTATCGGGCGCCCTTCCCCACCTGCTTCATAAGATGTGGGAACGGTACCTGCACTTCCAGGTTTGTCGGATGGCGCGAGGCGTCGCGGCGCCCGGTATGAGAGGGATTCGGTCGCGCGGTGCACGTTTCCAGAGCGTCCCACAACGAACAGGAGCCGGACCGTGGCGCCACAGTAGCGCCAATCGCCTGGCGCCCGACGATCCGGGCGCCGCACGCATCAAGACGAACGAGCACGCTCCGGCGAAGACGCCACTCGCCACTTATCGTCGGCGCTACAACAGCCGCTCCCCAACCTCGACCGCGTCGACCCGGTAGTGACATCCGCGACTCTGGCGGTTATGCCGTGCCGCCTGGGCGATGATCAACGCCGCTTCGACGGCATTGCGCAAACCGATCAAACCGTCACTCAACTTCGTTGTGCGGTAGAACGTTTCGATCTCATTTTGCAGATGGCGTAGTTCGCGGATAGCGCGCGAGAGGCGGTCGCCGGAGCGGATCAGCCCCACATAGTGCCACATAATATTCTGGATCGTCTGCATATCGCCCTGAATGAGCGCCGGGTCGGAGTCCTCGGTCAGTCCCGACTCGTCCCATGGCGGAATGTCGGCGGCTGGCGGCAGAATTGGCGCCGGATCGGCGCTCAACCGCGCCTCGATGTCGCGCGCGGCGCGCACGCCCCACACCAGCCCCTCGAGCAGTGAGGTTGAAGCCAGGCGATTGGCGCCGTGCAACCCGGTGCAGGCAACCTCGCCGACCGCGTAGAGATTGGGGATGCTCGACCGTCCCCATTCATCGGTCAGCACTCCGCCGCAGAAATAGTGCGCCGCCGGCACCACCGGTATCGGCTCGCGGGTGATGTCCACACCGGCGCGCAGGCATGTGGCGTAGATATTGGGGAAGCGCGCGCGGATCGCATCGGGCGACAGGCGCGAGGCAATGTCGAGCAGAACGTAGGAATACCCGCGCTCTTCCATTTCGGCATGGATCGCGCGCGCCACAATGTCGCGCGGCGCCAGGTCTTTCCACTCCGGTGCGTATGTATGCATGAACGGGCGACCTTCCGGCGTCAGCAAGAGGCCCCCCTCGCCGCGCACCGCCTCGCTGATCAGGAACCCTTCTGCGCCGGGAACAGCCAGCGCCGTGGGATGGAACTGGACATACTCGGCGTTGACGATACGCGCACCGGCGCGGTGCGCCATCGCCAGACCATCGCCACGCGCGCCGGGAGGGTTGGTGGTGTTGCGGTAGAGACGCCCCAACCCGCCGGTGGCGAGAATAGTGAAGGTGGCGAGCGTGCGATGGACCGTGCGGCGTTCACGCTCGAACACATACGCGCCATGGCAGACAATCGGTTCATACGCGGCGAGCGGGTTGTGCGAGTGGTGCGGTGAGGTGATCAGGTCAACGGCGGTCAGACCGGTCATAACCTCAATATTCGGGCGTTCAGAGATAGCAGAAATCAAGGCATCGATGATCGCCCTGCCGGTGCCGTCGCCGACATGGAGGATGCGATTGCGCGAATGCGCTGCTTCTCTGCCATATGCCAGGTCGCCATTCGGTGTGCGGTCGAACTCGATGCGCGCCGCTCGGATCAGCACCTCTTCCAGCAGGCGTGGTCCTTCATCGGCGAGGAGACGCGCCGCGCGTGGCGATGAGGCGCCCGCGCCCGCTTCCAGGATGTCGCGCACCAGCAGATCGGCGGAGTCCCCCGGACCGCGCCCGATGATGCCGCCCTGCGCGTAGCGCGTGTTCGACTCGCGCGGGTCGGTTTCGCGCGTCAGCAGCGTGATATGGCGGCGCGGGTTGCGCGCAAGTTCGAGCGCCGCAGCCGCGCCGGCGATGCCCGAGCCGATAATCAACACATCGGTGGTTTTCATCGTTGTCTCACAATCTAGTGGATGTCTCATAGAGCGATCGACTAAAACCTGGACAATCACGCTGAATCTGTGGAGCGGTTGGCGTTGGCTGAGCCTGTCGAAGCCAACGCCGATTACGGGATTGCCCAATATCTGGTTGATCTTCCTATCAGAAGGAGAGACGCAACGGCGCGAAGTCGCAAAGAACCGGTGATTGCGAGACGTGCCTTTGCGCTTCTGCCTCAATGAGCGATGCTGTGATTAACCTATCTGAATCATCCGTTCCACGGCGCGGTAGGCGCGCTGACGGATGTCCTCCGGGATGTCGATCACATAGCGGTTGTAGCGCAGCGCATCGCGGGTGTCTTCCAGCGTAATCATATTCATATGCGGACAACGAACCATACAGAGCCGCAGCATATCCTTGTCTGGGTTAGCGGCAGCGATGTTGTCCCCCATGGCGCACTCGGTGAGCAGCAGGTAATGTGGCGCATTCGTTTGCTGCACATAGCGAATCATCGCATTCGTGCTGCCGGAGAAATCCGAGGCTTCCACGACCTCCGGGCTGCACTCCGGGTGCGCCAGAATGACGACATCGGGGAACTGCGCGCGCACACGCCGGATGTCGTCGACGGTGAACTTCTCGTGCACCTCGCAGCGCCCGTGCCAGCCGACCAGTTGATAATCGAGGAGGTTATCGCCATTGACCGGTTGCAGCGTCGGGAAAATGATATGCTTGCCGGTTTCGCGCGCCACATTGCGCGCCAGATACTCATCGGGCAGGAAGATCACCGTATCCGCCTCGAGCGACTCGACGACCGCCACAGCATTGGATGAAGTGCAGCAGATGTCGCTCTCGGCTTTCACATCGGCGTAGGTGTTGACATACGACACGACCGGCGCACCGGGGAAGCGGGCTTTCAGCATGCGCACATCGGCGGCGGTGATGCTGGCTGCCAGCGAGCATCCGGCTTTCTCCGACGGCAGCAGCACCGTCTTCGTCGGGTTGAGGATTTTGGCGGTTTCCGCCATGAAGCGCACGCCGCAGAACACAATCACGTCCTTGTCGGTTGTGGCAGCTTTGCGGCTCAGGTCGAGCGAGTCGCCGGTGAAGTCGGGGATAGAATGGAAGAGCGCCGGCTCCATGTAGTTATGCCCCAGGATCACGGCATTGCGCTGCTTCTTCAGTTCCAGGATTTCAACCGCCAGTTCAGCCTTGTAATACAACTCGAACTCCGGCGCCAGTGTGCCCAGTTTGCGCCGGAGCAGGTCGAACATGTCTTGCGTGTTCATCATGGTCTCCCTGTGGCTTCTTCCGAAGCAAGATAATCGAAACTGACATCAAAAACGCGCGCCGAGTGGGTCAGAGCGCCGATGGAAATGTCGTCCACCCCGGTTTCGGCAATCTGTCGGACATTGTCGAGCGACACATTCCCCGACGCTTCGAGGCGAGCGCGACCGGCGACCAGGCGCACCGCTTCCGCCATCATCGCGGGGGGCATGTTATCGAGCATGATGCGCTGCACCCCAAGATCGAGCGCCTCACGCACGTCATCGAGGGTGCGCGCCTCGACCTCAATCTCCAGGTGCGGCGCGTGTGCGCGGGCGCGTTCGACCGCAGCGCGCAGCGAACCGGCAAAGTCGATATGGTTGTCCTTGATCAACACCATGTCGTACAACCCGATGCGATGGTTGCGCCCGCCGCCGCGCCGAACAGCGAGTTTATCGACCATGCGCAATCCGGGGGCGGTTTTGCGCGTATCGAGAATGGTCGCGCCTGTCCCGGCGACGGCGTCCACAAACCGGCGGGTTAGCGTGGCAATACCCGACATTCGCCCCAGAAAATTGAGCGCCGCGCGCTCTGCGGTGAGCAACCCGCGCGCCGGACCGCTAACAAGCGCGAGGGGCTGTCGATTAGTGACGCGCTCGCCTTCCGCGACCAGCGCCGTGAAGACGATCCGCTCATCGACGGCGCGATACACCGCCTGCGCCACATCAAGCCCGGCCACCACGCCGTCCTGTTTGGCGATGATCCGTCCGCGCATCGCCGCATCCGGCGGCACGATGCTGTTGGTGGTGACATCCCCCGGTCCGACGTCCTCTGTGAGTGCGCGGCGGATGGCGTCGAGAATATCCGGGTGGAGTGAAGAGTTTAGTGTCATTTTTACACTATTCCCGTGTGAAATAAAAATCGGCGTTCCGCCTGTTAGTGTCAATGTTACTCTATTGAGCGATGATTGTCAAGTCGTTCATTGAAGGGGGTGCGTTGCGCGGAGAAACGTCAGCAGCAGGGGCGTCCCTGGGTGAGCATCCGCAGCGACGCGCCCGGTCCGCCCAGGAAGCGGTGGCGGAGCGTTCCCGGGCGCGCTCTCCGCGGGCAGGTGGTCGTTGCGCGTTGAGTGGTGTGCCGAACAGTGTGTCCATTCGTGGCGCAAGAAGAATCGCGCGCCACGTTTACCCACAAATCGTGGACGCTGCCTGCGCGTTACCGGTTGCGCGGCGCCCGTAGGAAAGTGGAACGGCGGCAGGGGAACCGCCCCTGACCCTGTGCGGTCGAACCGCGCCGGCGGGATGATTTCCGCCCCGGTTTGCGCGCATTCTGAGCGCAGGGAGCGTGGGCAAGGGAAACGCCTGCGAGCCTCGATGTCCTGAAGGCGACGCTGCCGATTGTGACATTCCCTGACACACTGCCATGATAGAACGACAGAGAACCTTGTGGTTCCCTCCGTTCCCCGATGCCGAACCCTGAATTGAAATATCGGCGCGGGCGCCGTCTTATCTGGATGCAGGCGGCGGATCATCTGCGCGCCATAATTGCAGAACGGAAACGCCGCGACCCATTGCGGCGCCAGACGTGACGATGCCATTTGGGACATTTCCTGACACATCGCTGAGGCATCGTGATGCCGTCGCTGAACCCTGGATAGAAAGTACGATCAATTCCCTGATCTGCGTGGACGTAGATCTGCGGGTAGTCAGGTTGTTCGGCGAGGGGTCGGGGCGCCTGCTGGACCGGCTGATCTGCGTCACCTTCGTCCATGATGTGGACAAATTCGAGAGGAGAGGAATGACCGGAGTATTGTCCTGGATATATCAGGCGTCATGCTGGAAGTAAGGAGGCGATTGCGCTGCTGTGGCTATGCTTGCTTGAAAGTTTCCCAGTCCAGCCCCAACTGTTGTACGATGTGACGCACAGTCCCGACTTTGAGGTCCTTGCTTCCCCAATCCGGTATCGGCGCAATCCGGCCGGTCTGGGGATTGTACCATTTGCGGTGGCTTCCGCTGCTGCGTCGTGGAATCTCTTCACAACCCAAGGCGCGCAACTTGCGAGCGATTTCGCGGTACGTCATACCGCAACCGCCGTTTCCACCCAGAAAGGAACTGAACGATCGAGAGCGATTTGTTGCAGGGTGGCCGGTAAAGGACGCTGCAAATCCTGACAGGTTTCGACAATGGCAAGCAAGGCGTCCTTGACGTTCTCCAGCGCTTCGGCGATCGTGTCACCTTCCGTGATCAGCTCTGGAAGGATTGGACATGTGACCGTATATCCGCCTTCAGGTTGCGGCTCAAAGACCAGCGGCAATTTGTAGATCGTGCCTTCAGCCATAGAGGACCTCTTCTACCTTACTTGCCCAACCTTCGAAATCGGTGAGCATAGCCGAAACAGACGTCTCAATTATACGAGATGGCGGTGAAACGGACAAACATCTATCGGCCAGGACGCCCTTGTGCTTGTGGTTGAGGAGCGAACAGCAGATGCCAGAGATGCCGGCGGGATGAGAGATCGGTGGGTATCACCCGAAGAGGCAAAAAAATCACGGAAAATCCACTCCCCGAATCCGCTCCAATACGCAAGGGCTGGGCGGAGGTTTGTTCGTCCAGCGGCGCGACGGCTGGGGTCCGCCCGTCCGCCAACGGCTGCAATGCACTCTCCGGACGCTGCATGGCGCATTGCCCCGCCGCTTGCACCCGGTCCCAGACCGCCCCCGGCGCAATCGACAGGTCGAACCGGCGGCGAAGCGACGCGGCGGCGGTTTCACAGGGCGCCAAGACCGCCAAGGCGCAGGTGACTTGTTTGATCTCGAGACCAGTCCGTTGCTGCGGCGCCAGACCGAGTTCGGCATCAAGAGGCGCTACACGCCCGATGTGGCACCCGTGCAGACACCGCCCTGACTGTCGTTTCCAGTGGAGGACGCCCACGAGCGTCACAATTGGGCGTGGGACGAAACCCTTGCTCTGGAGACGGGCGCCACAGCGCGGACAGAGCAGCCTCGCCGTGGGTTGCTGGGCGCGCTGGGAAGCACTTCCTGAACCAGCAGGACGGCAAGCCGGCGGGCGAGTTCCCTGGCGGTCGAGATCATCACGGCAAGGGAAGAAGCCTGCTCGACAGCTACAACCAACTCTTGCAAAGACGGTGTGTCCATTCGTGGCGCAAGAAGAATCGCGCGCCACGTTTACCCACAAATCGGGACGCTGCCTGCGCGTTACCGGTTGCGCGGCGCCCGTAGGAAAGTGGAACGGCGGCAGGGGAACCGCCCCTGACCCTGTGCGGTCGAACCGCGCTGGCGGGATGATTTCCGCCCCGGTTTGCGCGCATTCTGAGCGCAGGGAGCGTGGGCAAGGGAAACGCCTGCGAGCCTCGATGTCCTGAAGGCGACGCTGCCGATTGTGACATTCCCTGACACACTGCCATGATAGAACGATAGAGAACCTTGTGGTTCCTTTCGTTCCCCGATGCCGAACCCTGAATTGAAATATCGGCGCGGGCGCCGTCTTATCTGGATGCAGACGGCGGATCGCATGCAACCCGTGATTGAAAAACGATAGGGGCGCGTCCGTCTGTTGCAATACGTGCAACACCCATATGCTAGAGTGGCATCAACCGAACCATCGGAGCGGACAACGCCTTCGCGCTGGGAGCGGCAGAGCTGCCAGCAATGGCCGACGCAGCATGTGCCGACGAGGAGGGGTTGATGTTTTAGAATATATGTTTCATAATTGCCTTAATGGCGCCCGGTGACGGTGGCGAATATATGGAGATCAGAATGAAACGCGCAGCAAACAAAGCGGAACGACTGCTCCAAATCGAACAATTACTGCTCGCACATCCCGAAGGGCTGACCCAGGCTGAACTGGCGCGTCGTCTGGGGGTGAACCGATCCACCATTCTGCGCAATCTCGCGGACGCCTCCAGACACATTTACGAAGAGCCGGACGGACGGCTCAAAATTGACCATTGCGCCGATCTGATCAACCTGCGGCTGAACCTGCACGAGGCGCTGGCGATGCACCTGGCGGCGCGCCTGCTGGCGACGCGGATGGATCGGCAGAACCGGCATGCGGCGGCGGCCCTGCGCAAACTGGGGCATGCCATGGAGCGCTGGGCGCAGCGCATAAGCGTACACGTCCTGCATGCGGCGGACATCATGGACAACGCGGCGCAGCGCGACGACCCGGTGTACATCAGCGTGCTGGAGCGGCTGACCGAGGGCTGGGCGAGCGAGCGGAAGGTGCGCGTCTGGCACCAACTCGCGACTGGCGAGAAGGTGCTGGAGTACCTGTTCAGCCCGTACTTCATCGAGCCATACGCCATCGGGCAAACAACTCACGTCATCGGGCGGGCGCGCCTGCTGGGCGAGCGGGGTTGGAGCGGCGAGAAGATGCGCACCTTCAAGATCGAGCGGATCAGGCGCGCCGAGATGACCGCTGAGAGCTACCAGATCCCTGAGGACTTTGATCCGCGGGTATATCTGTCCGACGCATGGGGCATCTGGTCATCGGAAGGCGAGCCGGTAGAGGTAGCGTTGCGCTTCAGCGCGCAGGTGGCGCGGCGTGTGCAGGAAACCCGCTGGCACCGCTCCGAGCGCACCGAGTTGCAACCCGACGGATCGCTGATATGGCGGGCGCGGA
This region includes:
- the nadC gene encoding carboxylating nicotinate-nucleotide diphosphorylase, coding for MTLNSSLHPDILDAIRRALTEDVGPGDVTTNSIVPPDAAMRGRIIAKQDGVVAGLDVAQAVYRAVDERIVFTALVAEGERVTNRQPLALVSGPARGLLTAERAALNFLGRMSGIATLTRRFVDAVAGTGATILDTRKTAPGLRMVDKLAVRRGGGRNHRIGLYDMVLIKDNHIDFAGSLRAAVERARAHAPHLEIEVEARTLDDVREALDLGVQRIMLDNMPPAMMAEAVRLVAGRARLEASGNVSLDNVRQIAETGVDDISIGALTHSARVFDVSFDYLASEEATGRP
- the nadA gene encoding quinolinate synthase NadA is translated as MMNTQDMFDLLRRKLGTLAPEFELYYKAELAVEILELKKQRNAVILGHNYMEPALFHSIPDFTGDSLDLSRKAATTDKDVIVFCGVRFMAETAKILNPTKTVLLPSEKAGCSLAASITAADVRMLKARFPGAPVVSYVNTYADVKAESDICCTSSNAVAVVESLEADTVIFLPDEYLARNVARETGKHIIFPTLQPVNGDNLLDYQLVGWHGRCEVHEKFTVDDIRRVRAQFPDVVILAHPECSPEVVEASDFSGSTNAMIRYVQQTNAPHYLLLTECAMGDNIAAANPDKDMLRLCMVRCPHMNMITLEDTRDALRYNRYVIDIPEDIRQRAYRAVERMIQIG
- a CDS encoding type II toxin-antitoxin system HicB family antitoxin; protein product: MAEGTIYKLPLVFEPQPEGGYTVTCPILPELITEGDTIAEALENVKDALLAIVETCQDLQRPLPATLQQIALDRSVPFWVETAVAV
- a CDS encoding helix-turn-helix transcriptional regulator, translating into MKRAANKAERLLQIEQLLLAHPEGLTQAELARRLGVNRSTILRNLADASRHIYEEPDGRLKIDHCADLINLRLNLHEALAMHLAARLLATRMDRQNRHAAAALRKLGHAMERWAQRISVHVLHAADIMDNAAQRDDPVYISVLERLTEGWASERKVRVWHQLATGEKVLEYLFSPYFIEPYAIGQTTHVIGRARLLGERGWSGEKMRTFKIERIRRAEMTAESYQIPEDFDPRVYLSDAWGIWSSEGEPVEVALRFSAQVARRVQETRWHRSERTELQPDGSLIWRARIAEPKEMIPWIRGWGADVEVLEPKALRETLMGEAKAMAELYGWRVSSSPTDKRSTTLDDFFGG
- a CDS encoding type II toxin-antitoxin system HicA family toxin, which translates into the protein MTYREIARKLRALGCEEIPRRSSGSHRKWYNPQTGRIAPIPDWGSKDLKVGTVRHIVQQLGLDWETFKQA
- the nadB gene encoding L-aspartate oxidase, translated to MKTTDVLIIGSGIAGAAAALELARNPRRHITLLTRETDPRESNTRYAQGGIIGRGPGDSADLLVRDILEAGAGASSPRAARLLADEGPRLLEEVLIRAARIEFDRTPNGDLAYGREAAHSRNRILHVGDGTGRAIIDALISAISERPNIEVMTGLTAVDLITSPHHSHNPLAAYEPIVCHGAYVFERERRTVHRTLATFTILATGGLGRLYRNTTNPPGARGDGLAMAHRAGARIVNAEYVQFHPTALAVPGAEGFLISEAVRGEGGLLLTPEGRPFMHTYAPEWKDLAPRDIVARAIHAEMEERGYSYVLLDIASRLSPDAIRARFPNIYATCLRAGVDITREPIPVVPAAHYFCGGVLTDEWGRSSIPNLYAVGEVACTGLHGANRLASTSLLEGLVWGVRAARDIEARLSADPAPILPPAADIPPWDESGLTEDSDPALIQGDMQTIQNIMWHYVGLIRSGDRLSRAIRELRHLQNEIETFYRTTKLSDGLIGLRNAVEAALIIAQAARHNRQSRGCHYRVDAVEVGERLL
- a CDS encoding nuclease-related domain-containing protein, which codes for MARLIQQPDSIRQDFYRRIRAKIQYEKNEYQQCINRDMPFLGGFMNEFTGFMFEMDRLWNHMKGATGEHLVLHAIARFLPHSWVIAQGAILEPYPNWFTQIDHVLIGPPGIFLVETKAWSGSYFVQGDKWKRKDGHCWVNCSSPTRQADYHRNMWLLWMQQHVSGDFYRKIIPLIHSVIVLTNIEWIKAKSTPVPILIGTRCLINYLLSQKQIGLQASEIETIAHLTAFQPRYNQQVPRCPKCHALMIPRLAKKGHLQGNWFYGCPNYPACREIHSIQNIP